The following coding sequences lie in one Hyphobacterium sp. CCMP332 genomic window:
- a CDS encoding DUF1467 family protein encodes MTPIKIAQISVVAIAALAWLFQLIRPGEGMDFVTGLVVYLIVWWIALFAVLPFGITGQAESGDIIEGTDAGAPVVANFKSKAWITTVTAAIIWLILFVVLEFQLISLNDIPFLPDEHAWDA; translated from the coding sequence ATGACACCGATAAAAATCGCTCAGATCTCGGTGGTCGCGATCGCGGCCCTCGCCTGGTTGTTCCAGTTGATCCGCCCGGGCGAGGGGATGGACTTCGTCACCGGCCTGGTGGTTTATCTGATTGTCTGGTGGATCGCGCTGTTTGCGGTCCTGCCATTCGGCATTACCGGGCAAGCGGAAAGCGGGGACATCATTGAAGGCACGGATGCCGGCGCGCCTGTTGTTGCGAACTTCAAGAGCAAGGCCTGGATCACGACTGTCACGGCCGCCATCATATGGCTGATATTGTTCGTGGTTCTGGAATTCCAGCTGATCTCGCTGAACGACATACCCTTCCTTCCCGACGAGCACGCCTGGGACGCCTAG